A window from Triticum aestivum cultivar Chinese Spring chromosome 6D, IWGSC CS RefSeq v2.1, whole genome shotgun sequence encodes these proteins:
- the LOC123143873 gene encoding receptor-like protein 2: MPSLGLALMLLATLISPTSSCTEQEKGSLLQLLAGLSRDGGLAASWRSNTDCCTWEGITCNQVRKVTDVSLASRGLEGSISPSVGNLTGLLRLNLSRNSLSGTLPLELVSSSSIIVLDVSFNRLTGALHELPSSTPAQPLQVLNISSNLFTGQFPSTTWKAMENLIALNASNNSFTGQIPTTPCASAPSLAVLELSFNKFSGNILPGLGNCSMLKMLSAGYNNLHGTLPRELFNVTSLEHLSLPNNWLDGAVNGVGKLTNLVTLDLGENGFSGNIPESIGDLKRLEELHLEHNNMSGELPAALSNCTNLVTIDLNTNRFSGELNKVKFASLSNLRKLDLLFNDFTGTIPESIYSCTNLTALRLSYNQFHGQLSEKIGNLKSLSFLSLANNSLTNITRTLQILSSSKSLTTLYIGCNFLDETMPQDDSIDGFENLQVLSMSECSLSGTIPDWLSKLTNLGMLFLQSNQLTGPIPDWISSLNLLFYLDISNNSFTGDIPAALMEMPMLRSDKTPPKVFFELLVWNENTFMQYLMLSAFPKVLNLAINNFTGVIPEEIGQLKGLISLNLSSNRLSGEMPEQICNLTNLQVLDLSGNQLTGTIPAALKNLHFLSRFNVSNNDLEGPIPNVGQFSTFPDSSFGGNPKLCSPMITNHCGSAEAGPVSTKRIGNEVIFAIAFGIFFGVGVLYDQIVLARYFG; the protein is encoded by the coding sequence ATGCCTTCCCTTGGCTTGGCTCTGATGCTGCTGGCCACTTTGATCTCTCCGACCAGCTCCTGCACCGAGCAGGAGAAGGGCTCCCTTCTCCAGCTCCTCGCCGGGCTCTCGCGGGACGGCGGCCTCGCCGCGTCGTGGCGGAGCAACACTGACTGCTGCACATGGGAAGGGATCACCTGCAACCAAGTTAGGAAGGTCACCGATGTTTCGCTGGCTTCTCGAGGCCTCGAGGGGTCCATCTCGCCGTCCGTCGGCAACCTCACCGGCCTCTTGCGCCTCAACCTGTCGCGTAACTCGCTGTCCGGCACTTTGCCGCTGGAGTTGGTGTCGTCCAGCAGCATAATCGTCCTTGACGTCAGCTTCAACCGCCTGACAGGAGCGCTGCATGAGCTGCCATCCTCAACCCCTGCGCAGCCTCTGCAGGTACTCAACATCTCAAGCAACTTATTCACAGGACAGTTTCCATCCACCACATGGAAAGCAATGGAGAATTTGATCGCACTCAATGCCAGTAACAACAGCTTTACTGGGCAGATACCAACGACGCCATGCGCGAGTGCGCCATCTTTGGCCGTGCTTGAACTCAGTTTTAACAAATTCAGTGGAAATATCCTTCCAGGGCTCGGTAATTGCTCCATGCTGAAGATGCTCAGCGCTGGCTACAACAACCTCCATGGGACTCTTCCACGCGAGCTCTTCAATGTCACCTCGTTAGAGCACCTCTCTTTGCCTAACAATTGGTTAGACGGAGCGGTCAATGGCGTCGGCAAGCTAACAAATCTGGTCACCCTTGATCTTGGGGAGAATGGTTTCAGTGGCAATATTCCAGAGTCTATAGGTGATCTGAAGAGATTGGAGGAGCTGCATTTGGAACACAACAATATGTCAGGGGAGCTGCCAGCAGCTCTAAGCAACTGCACAAATCTCGTAACAATTGACCTCAACACCAACCGCTTCAGTGGAGAACTTAACAAGGTCAAGTTCGCGAGCCTGTCCAACCTAAGAAAATTAGATCTTCTTTTCAACGACTTCACCGGCACAATTCCAGAAAGCATATACTCCTGCACCAACCTGACTGCACTACGGCTATCTTACAACCAATTCCATGGTCAATTGTCAGAAAAAATAGGCAATCTGAAGTCCCTCTCGTTCCTATCGCTTGCTAACAACTCTCTTACAAATATCACAAGAACACTTCAGATCCTTAGTAGTTCCAAGAGCCTCACCACCCTTTATATTGGATGCAACTTCCTGGATGAGACCATGCCACAGGATGACAGCATTGATGGTTTTGAGAATCTTCAGGTTCTTTCCATGAGTGAGTGTTCATTGTCTGGAACAATACCTGATTGGTTATCAAAGCTCACAAATTTAGGGATGCTATTTTTGCAAAGCAATCAACTAACTGGACCGATACCTGACTGGATCAGCAGCCTAAACTTGCTCTTCTATCTAGACATATCAAACAACAGCTTTACAGGGGATATTCCAGCTGCCTTAATGGAGATGCCAATGCTGAGATCAGACAAGACTCCGCCAAAGGTCTTCTTTGAGCTGCTTGTTTGGAACGAGAACACATTTATGCAGTACCTGATGCTCAGTGCTTTTCCTAAGGTGCTTAATCTAGCCATCAATAATTTCACTGGTGTGATCCCAGAGGAGATCGGACAGTTAAAAGGACTCATTTCTCTCAACCTGAGCTCCAATAGATTATCTGGAGAGATGCCAGAACAGATCTGCAACCTCACGAACCTGCAGGTGCTTGACTTGTCTGGTAATCAACTCACTGGTACAATTCCAGCTGCACTGAAGAATCTGCATTTCCTTTCCAGATTCAATGTTTCTAATAATGACCTGGAAGGCCCTATTCCAAACGTGGGCCAGTTCAGCACATTTCCGGATTCTAGCTTTGGTGGAAACCCAAAACTGTGTAGCCCTATGATCACAAACCATTGTGGTTCGGCAGAAGCAGGTCCAGTCTCCACAAAACGCATTGGTAATGAGGTTATCTTTGCGATCGCCTTTGGTATTTTCTTTGGAGTAGGAGTCCTATATGATCAGATAGTCTTAGCAAGATATTTTGGCTAA